The DNA region tatatttaacaatattatttcaacattttcctgttatgtctgtaaagctgctttgaaacaatatgtaaaaaaaaaaaaaaaagcgcttgttcagctcacatttatttacatgtcccctctggtttaatcatttctgacgcacctactgtagttactgtaactacactatatttgctctcacagacacattcacaacagacccgtatatcttctcctcttctctttgtgcagtctgaatcaaaacattgtcttgcctactattaccggaagattacggaatcaattcgaagttgaatggttaacgttagtgtcatgaacacaccgctgtcaattttgagaagaaccaccttcaaacaagttaatagcaagcatttaaggggcctgctaaaaaggaagctattagcgttagagtaacgtaaccagcctgaattcaccaaattgttctctggacctgagggtagcctcttcttccttgcttctctcttaattctcatcagcaggactagcgctatcgctcgcttcttacaacgggacagatacatgtttgctgctgaccgaaaggaggaggaacagactatgaaagagctcccgctaaacgtttttaaaactccgcctatgccatagcgcagcgcaaatcgcgttgtatctgaagggcaacgctgaacccagcggcaagcgccgtgcataccgcgtactgtgtgaaaggcccaattacgcggtcattatgtgggaaacacaccgcaatagaataagaataagttaaacgctaacgttatagtttgacctcctattaacgttcgcgctcttccactgataaacatggtattagctttgtggctaatctaatatagcaatgcattagcggctgtaagtgatgttacagaatatttagaagtaataatgataggaccgttagctagaactaccacacagtttttatatacagggtatgaactaaatctacaatcatttcacatgacgaacgacagactcaccgtcaaaacagttgatcgctttcttctgtagtggacttctggcgctgttgttaactctggagctgcagagctccctctggtgggcaaactatgcaacactcataacatgagtgaagcatgagactctgtttctcatgtttcatcggccgttataaatgccgatgccgatttaaatgcaattagcttatatcggccgataatatcggccggccgatatatcggtcgggctctagttttTTAAACTGTACTTGTTTCATTTCTTTGTAAAAGTGTTGATCTTTTCTCTCTTCTTTGACATTAAGTTATGTGAGTATATGAAAGATACATGTAAAAGTTTATAGGATTTCcatttaaaactaattttgtaCATTGAGTTGATCATGCATTCTTTTAATGCAGAGTTTTCATTACAAAACTGAAGTTATATGTCATCTTTACTATTTCAGAGACCTCATCATTGTGACATCATTCCACATTGTCTTCAGTTTGGGGCAACCACTCAATTACAGTAAGTGTTGTTAAACAACTAATCTTTACTTCTTTAATTACTTTAAGGTATTAATGTTCTCACATTCATTTCTGTCTTTTAGATATGTGAGTCTTGGGAATGTGGCAATGTAAAGTGTGTGGAACAGAAGTTTGTAGTAGGTATGAGTTATTGAAACATTCTAAGCTCAAACATGGACATTTTGGGGCAAGATTCAGACATCCTTGTGTATACAGTAATTGTCCTTGCACTTTTAAATCATGGAATAACCTCTTAAGTCATATATACCGTGCCCACCGTGATCAGTCATCTTCAAAACAATATCAGTTTGCCACATTTTCATGTCAGCTGTGTGCATGCATTGAGTCAAATGAAAGAGATTACTTTTGTCATCTAAATGAACATTTGCGCAAACATGAAACTGTGACTTGTGTATTTAAAGAGTGTACATTTAAAAgcaatatttataatacatttcataCACACAAAAATAGGAAGCATAATCCACATCGTCTAACTGACTTTAAATTAGATGTTGTCACAGTAACTGCAGACTGTCAGGAGTCAGCCAGTTCTCCCGTTGATTTTCCCGCATTTTCAACAGAATCTGCGTTAGAGTCATGCAGTGATGCTAATAATGATGAAGATATTTCTAAAGCAGGTGTTCTTAATATTGCCCTTGTTTTATTAAAGTTGGAAAACATTTTGCATGTCCCAGCCACTGCTGTTGATGAATTACTTCAGGAACTACATTATTCACTAACTTCAGCATCAAATCAAGTGACTAGTAGTATAATTTCTGACATTCTTAGAAATCACAACTTCGAAATTGATGAGGTTGTCATTCAAGAGCTTTCTGAAGCAGTGGGCAGGTCAAATCCTTTAGTTAAAGCCATAGAAAAAGGTGGACCCCTTGCCACAGCTTTCAAGCGGAAGCAATTCTACAAGGAACATGTAAGTGTTGTAGAGCCAATTGAGTTTATTCTTGATCAAAAGAGTCGGAAGACCTATCAGTATATACCAATTTTGCCTTCTCTTCAGCTGTTGTTTAGTTGCAGTGATATTTTCCAGTATGTTACTGGTGACCACGAGACACATAAAACTGATTCAGGGGTAGAGAAAGAACAGCAGTACAGGTCTATCAGAGATGGTCTTTATTGCAAGGAAAACTCATTTTTTTGTGGAGAGGAATTAAAATTATCTTTGTCATTGTACATTGACGATTTTGAGCTCTGTaaccccttaggcacctcacgtAAAAAGCACAAACTTTGTGGTGTCTAttggattttaaataatttgccacccGGATGCAGTTCCACTCTTTCATCTATTTATCTGGCGGTTTTATGCAAGACTGAACATGTGAAGTCACATGGATATGGCACAGTTTTAGAGCCCCTTTTGCAGGAATTGGTTACTTTAGAGAGTCACGGTGTCTACATTGCAGAACTTGGACGGTTTGTGAAAGGTACAGTCCAGTCTGTCATTGCAGATAATTTGGGGGCCCACAGTTTAGCAGGCTTCATAGAAAGCTTCTCTGGTGAGTACTTTTGCAGGTTTTGCATAGGGAAGAGATTGGAGATCCAGGCTGAATCTGTTCAGACCGGAGACTTTGCCCTTAGAACAAAGGAAATACATGATGCGCATGTTACATCTGCAAAGGAAAACTCTGCTACATTTTGTGGAGTAAAAAGAGGTTGTGTGTTAACAGAGAATTTATCTCACTTTCATGTTACTAGAGGCTATCCACCTGATATTGTACATGACTTGTTTGAGGGCATTGTCCCATTTGAACTTGCACTTTGCTTGAAAGAATTTGTTTCCAAGAAGTATCTGTCTCTTGATACTCTAAACAGCTTGATCTTGAACTTCCCCTATAAGTGGGGTGATAAAACAAATAAACCTCACATTATTCCATGTACATATGCCTCCAAGAAGACCATTGGAGGTAATGCACATGAAAATTGGAATTTAGTGAGATTGTTTCCATTCATCATTGGAGACTTGATACCAGAGACTGAGCCTACTTGGCTTGTACTTCTTGATTTGAAAGAAATAGTTGAACTTGTTGTCGCCCCTGTTCATAACGAAGAAACAATAGCCTACTTAAACTGCAAAATTGTAGAGCACAGACAAAGATTTGTTGAACTTTTTCCAGCACAGCTGTTACCGAAACATCATTATGTGGAGCACTATCCACAAATGATTCAATGTTTTGGACCTCTAGTAGGGCAGTGGACTATGAGGTTTGAGGCGAAACATAGTTTCTTTAAGAAAGTTGCTCGCCACacaaattgttttaaaaacataatgcTCACACTGGCTGCCAAACACCAGCAAATGATTGCTTATCAGATCCATTCCTGTAGCCTTAAGAAGTCCTCACTTGAAGTTACAAGTGTCTCCACACTTCCTGTGGATGTTTTAAACAAGGAAGTGGTAGCAGGTTTAAGACAGAAATATCCAGGAATTAATGAAGTTCATCTTGCAAAAAATGTGACAAACAATGGGATAAATTATAGAACTGGTATGCTGATTTCATTTGGGTCAGCTGGTGGGCTCCCAGAGTTTGCTGAAATTCTTCAAATCTGTATTGTCAAAAGCAGTTTGAATTTTGTTGTGAAGGTACTGTGTGCATGGTATATAGAGCATTTTAAAGCTTTTCAGTTGACGGTCTCTCCTGATAGAGAGGTTGCCCTGGTTGATCTAGATCAGCTAACTGATGCTTATCCACTGTATGACTATATGGTAGGAGGAAGACGAATGGTGACCCTGAAGAGGCACATCCTCATTTAAGGTAATGTATTTATgaggtgtttttatttaaaattacaacACAAAAATTGTATTACTGATTTGTGTCATTGTCTGCTTCATacctttttttttagaaaaggagAGAAAAATGTCGAGTCCGATCATTCTGAGGATTGTTGTTGGTGGGGATGACGATGCAAGAAAGCTTACACTTAAGACAGGAATCCCAAAGTCTGTGGATGACCTTGTACttgaaataatgactgtttttggGGTGAAGCAAAAGTTCAGGCTCCAGTACAAAGATAAGGACTTTGGAAATGATTACATGAATCTCATGTCAACCAGTCAAATTGAAGACAGGGATACCCTGAAACTGATTTTTCTATCAACTGATGACTATAACTCCTGCATGCAAGAGACTTCACCTGATGCACCTTGCTGTTCCAGCATTCTTGTTCCTTCACCCAGATCAATTTGTAGCTCTGACACTCTCGACACAAGAGATGTTAGCCCTTGTGCCATTGACTCAGTCCAGGAAGTCAACTTGTCTGATGACTCATTTTCCAGCAGCGCTGAGACTGTCTTAATTACGTCTCCAGAGTCGAGAACCAGTTCTTGGCCTCAGGTTTTTATAGTTCCTCGTTTTTCTTGTTCTGCTGAAATTCAGCTTCAGAGAGCTGACACAGAGTTCAATAAAAGTGGAATGCTACTTATTCCACCACCAAAACTAAGATCTGACATTCTTGAAGGCATGGCTGAGGAGATCTTTAGGTATGCAGCATACCCCTCTGATAGTCAGCTTGATCAGGCAGCTGAAGCCTTGATAAATGCTCACCCTTGCTTGAGGGAAAAAGGAACTCGCACTGGCCATGAAGGATGGAAACACTACCTAAAGATTAAGATGGCAAATTTTCGCTCCAAACTCAGCAAGATTGGGCACCCCGAAATTACTGTGAACTCACTTAGGAACAAGCGTAAAGGTCAGGGTAAAGCAGCATCAAACATCAAAAAGCCAAAAAAAGCTGAGGTGAATTTCCTTCCTTGCCTTCCGAAAAGAGAAACAGCAGAAAGCATGGAGAAGAAAAGAATTGCTCTCTTAActgaagtgaaaaagaaaaataacgaGGCAGTCATTAAGGAAAAAATGCAGTTGACCTTCTCCTATAGGCGGCAAGAGTTGGTTGAGGATTTACCAATGGTTTCTGATTTACAAAGCAGGTGGTCTGCTTTGTTCACAGTAAATGAAGTAAGTGTTATTGATATTAACACAATAAATATTGTATACGTTTCAGTGAATTTCTCCACAGTATGCCTACACTGTATTTCATTTCCCTTTTTTCTTGTAGATAAATGCAGAATTCATGCGGATAACGACTGTGCCCCTTATGTCAAAGTTCTTAGCACAGCTGGACAAATACACTGCTAATCTACACAAGGTTTTCAGCAGCAAAGGAGGTGCTTCTGGACAGAAGATTTCGCGCATTATGTCAGTTGCAGACAAGGTGTGGTAAATTGCATTTAAGTtcttaaaaagcaataaaaaatatcaaactatAATCAGTTTTTATTATAGTGCTATTTCTGATTGAAtcattttgtgtcaaattttCAGTGTGGTGACATACACATCAAACGAGATTGTGTCATCCAGAGTCTTTGTGTGTACCTCAATGAGGACATGACAACAGTCATCAAAGAATTCCAGGTTTGTATACGTATGCCCTTTTTTAAAGACCTAACTTACATTTCCAGCCTGTATGTTGCAAATATTTCAGtgaaactgaaaatgtgttcattttttattaatttattattattaaataatttaatatttatttacttattttggcCTTAGGACTGCAACCATGAAGAAGCAGAAAAAGGAATTTCTGAGACCACTCTGGGGCTTTTTGTGATTCGCAAAGAAGGTGCTGGTGCTGAGGATGAGCCTGGTGATGTTGGAGTTGTGATAGAGGGTGCAAAGCTGCTACAACACTTAAAGAGTATTTCCTTTGGATTAGTAATGCTCTTCGGACTGATCTACGCCCTCAACTTAAGTTACCCTCAAAGTCTCAGGTTCACATTTGAATTCTTCCAGAAGGTACTGATGAATTTAGATGGCAGCAAGCTTTCCCCAAAGGTTCAAgcacttaaaattaaaatgtttcagtgaATAGGACATTCACTGGTTTTCTCTACATATTTCCAACAACTGGAGGAATATTGAAAACTTTTAGACAAGAATGcccttgaaaaaaatatttctaaaaactgATGACACTAACTCCAGCATGCAAAAGACTGCACTTTCCTGCTTCCTGTAGCTCTGAAACATTTGATACAGGAGATGTTACTTATATTGCTATTGAGTCCATAAAGTCAACTTTTCAGATAACTCATTTTCCGGTAGCGTTGAGGCTCCTTCGGGTTACGGTTCCAGTTCTTAGCCTCATTGTTGTACTTTCTCGTTTTTCATGTCCTGCTTAAATTCAGCTTCAGAGAGTGAAAACAGAGTTCCAATAAAAGTGGAATGCTACTTATACCACCACCAAAACAAAGGTCTGACATTTTTGAAGGCATGGCTGAGGAGATCTTTTGGTATGCAGCATACCCCTCTGCAGTGAGTAGGACACGTTGTAATGGCTTAAATGCTGAAATGTGAAAACCtgttatatgtatttaaaaaaaagtgttgaaaaCTTGATATATGTGAAGTAAAATATTTGCTTTTCTTTTGtcccttttattttaattattttatttattttttattttttttgtataaaggGTCCTGGATATTTCATTGTTTTAACAGATATTTAGGAAGAGAAGGGACcatttacatttctgttttttttttgttatagatCAGGAGAAAGCACATGGTTCACTGTATTATGCAATAATATGACAGTGTTACattgaaaatgtgaaattaatcTTTGATGTTAAAAATATGGTTTCTTGTTGATCCCTGTTAGTTGTGGGCACACAGAGCTAAAAAGTCAAACATGAGTCATAACAACTGGaagatttaatttttaattgcttttatttGTTAAGTACTGCATTACAGTAGGCTATTCATGCTGTTgctttcatgcttttttttttggtcagattGGATGGTACTTTCGACTCATGGACCAATTACAgcaaataaatgtttgaaaatgtaacatgttttgtacatttatttaatagaatTAAGAAAATGTAAGGTGATTATATAAAGCAATTAACAATAAGttattgaaaatgagtaaagtttATGTATTATACAAGCTTAAATCAAAGTTCATCAGTTTtcataaaatttatttaatttgtttacgtTAACTGAACGTGAAAGGTTGAAGCTTAAACAAATGTTAACTTTTGCATTGGAATTTTGTGATTAAATTGGATGGAAAATTGACATCTAATTGAACTAcataagttttcatttttggggttaaatatttttttgagtgtaagtAAACACTtcaagaatataaaaatattaccaattataataataacaataaaatacactGACCTACAAGATTTGTGGGATGGATAAAAAAATTttcttgtaggcctattttatttgatgtactttatgaaaaatgtattcttAAACTTTATTCGAATGCTGTCTACAGAATGCTCGAATGCTGTCGCGTGCAGTAGCCTACAGGACTATAGTTAACACTTAAACCACCAGAGGTCGCTGTACACTGTTGTTATACTGTTTACTCTTGTTAAATATTGACCAAACgtttaattcaaatatccacGTAATGTTTTATTGTTAGTCACCTAATTGCGATAGGAATGCTACAGCCTCTCagatttttttcaacaaaaacatgtggacatcacaaGCCTTACCAAAatgaaccatgcttttattataataaaactgcttaattttgttttaaataaagtaacCACTTCTTTTACTTAATTGTGATGCTATTTTTTCAGTTCAAATAGTTTGCATAAATTGTGTGGgggcaaaaataaagttttgcatgtAAACTGAATGATGTTGTTTACTTTGAGTAACCTTTTTATTCAAATCCATATTAATTGCAGTCTTGCATGTTCTCTGATTCAAAAGAGTAAAAATCAAGATTGGTTTGATCACATTTCCATGTAGATTCAATGTTAAATAAGTGCCTTAGTTTAAGTTGAAGAAATTTTGATTTTTATGACCATCTTGTTCTATTTTTCATCattgaaataacattatttgaGTGTGCAACCCTGACGAAAAATAAGTGTTAAACTTCAACCTTGAGTCATGCATTGATGCATTAACATTGACTAACAtgtctcatttcagttttagtttggttCTAGTTTTGTATGTATTCTAGTTTATATGTTCATGTAGTGTGGATGAAAATTTGTTTACAGAGTAAATCCTTTTCATTGAATATGTAAAAAATTTGTTTGGAAAAGTTGTGGGAAGTGTTATGGTGGTAATGCTGAAGGCGAGTGACCGTGGTACTGTAGTTCCTTTAGAAGTTTAGCTTTTAAGTTCTGGTGCATTTATTTCAGGCTTAAAAATTCATCAAAGTTgtattattttgtgaaaattatcTTGTTGGATAAAAAGGTTCATGAACTATGGTTGAACACAGAGCTTATTTTTTTGAGATAATACAAAAGCCTATGGAAAAATCCCATTGGCTTTTTGTCGAGGGAACCAGTGTCATGCTAAGAGCCGATCTGCCTACAGTGAGGTCATAGGTCCTCCACTCTATAGGGATGGTGGAAGAAAATGACTTATGTTATGAATGAATAGAAAGATAATCAACTTAAATTAAACACTAATTAATACCCAATcattagtatttaaaaataatacagataataataatttacctgAGAGGAAGCTCTTATCCTTTACATCCATGAGCATTTGCTTCTAACTTTAAACcaaaatactatagtaatttatggtaaatactgtagtgtttttgaaccatactatagtaaagtgtattaaactgtgtatattataatatttacaacaCTTTTTATTGAATTCTACAGCATACTGTAATATAACTATAGTGAactgataaactgtaataaatactctagtatactttagtttttactacagtaaactgtagtgtattgtagtataatataaaatataaacttggTACAGTATTGGCCAAAgtcatttgttaatattaatagcttgttatattaccacagcaactatagagttaccacaacaaattaattcaagtactttagtatggttcaaaaacactatagcatttactgtaaattactatagtatttttttcatgTGAGGGCTgtgtttaggggtaggtttatgGGATGGAATATAAagtttatactgtataaaaaattgttttgtctATGGAAAGTCGCCATAAAACatggagacgtgtgtgtgtgtgtgtgtgcgtgcgtgcgtgcgtgcgtgtgtgtgtgtgtgtgtgtgtgtgcgtgcgtgcgtgcgtgcgtgcgtgtgtgtgtgtgtgtgtgtgtgtgtgcgtgcgtgcgtgcgtgtgtgtgtgtgtgtgtgtgtgtttacatatatTCTGCAAGGAAAGAATAGAGAAAATACGAAATCGATCAACACGGTAGGTGGCGATATGCACACATGATGCAACgcagcaaaataaaaaaacacataaagtacAAAGGTGAAAGTAAAGGACAATTACGAGGGTGAAAGGGACGGACACGAGTTGgataaactgagaaaatgttcgTGCTTGTTGTGTTCTTGTTGCCATGTTTAAAAGTCGTCAGTGCAGGTAAGTTGACCAACAAATGGTTttcaatgaaatattaaaatcctgTTGACAGCTGAAGCCAGCACTTTCATGTGATGCATTGAGGGGAAAACATAAATCACACCcagcttttttatttatgtattt from Carassius carassius chromosome 1, fCarCar2.1, whole genome shotgun sequence includes:
- the LOC132152795 gene encoding uncharacterized protein LOC132152795; the encoded protein is MSSPIILRIVVGGDDDARKLTLKTGIPKSVDDLVLEIMTVFGVKQKFRLQYKDKDFGNDYMNLMSTSQIEDRDTLKLIFLSTDDYNSCMQETSPDAPCCSSILVPSPRSICSSDTLDTRDVSPCAIDSVQEVNLSDDSFSSSAETVLITSPESRTSSWPQVFIVPRFSCSAEIQLQRADTEFNKSGMLLIPPPKLRSDILEGMAEEIFRYAAYPSDSQLDQAAEALINAHPCLREKGTRTGHEGWKHYLKIKMANFRSKLSKIGHPEITVNSLRNKRKGQGKAASNIKKPKKAEVNFLPCLPKRETAESMEKKRIALLTEVKKKNNEAVIKEKMQLTFSYRRQELVEDLPMVSDLQSRWSALFTVNEINAEFMRITTVPLMSKFLAQLDKYTANLHKVFSSKGGASGQKISRIMSVADKCGDIHIKRDCVIQSLCVYLNEDMTTVIKEFQDCNHEEAEKGISETTLGLFVIRKEGAGAEDEPGDVGVVIEGAKLLQHLKSISFGLVMLFGLIYALNLSYPQSLRFTFEFFQKVLMNLDGSKLSPKVQALKIKMFQ